The DNA segment CCGAGAACAAAAACATCTCGCGGGAGTCCGTTGAAGGATTCGCTTCCTATTCTCTCAAGAAGATTAGAGATGAGCTAAAGGTGAGGGCCAAACGTGATGAGCAATAAGGTGGCTGTAGTTTGCGGCAACGCTAAGGTGAGCGATTTCGTTACTGCTGACTGCAATAGCGAGATTCGCCTACATCAGTATGGCCTTGAAGATGACTTTCGAGTCACCCTCGGAATCGAGGGTCTGCGTGGTTCAATGTACAAGGACGTTCCCGCTCGCCTTCACGATTTTCTCGACATCGCAACCTACGTTTACATCGCAGACCAATGCGTAGAGAGAGGTGTCAATGAAGTTGAAACTTTTGGCACCACGTGGCATCGTCGTTTCAAATTCGTGGTCCCCGTGAAGGATTGGGAGTTTTGGGATTCGGAGGCTACGAAAACAACGCTTCAGGATTGCCTTTCGTTTCTATCAGACGATACGTACGAGTTTGTTTTCACACGAGTTACTGACCGCCCTCTGTTTCAGGCATTTCTGAATAACCTGAATGATGGTGGCGAGCTTTTCGGTTCTCCTGACCAAGTGATGCTCTACTCGGGAGGACTTGATTCTCTTGCTGGAGTGATTGACGAAGCGGTGAATCAGAAGCGAAGGGTGCTTTTGGTCAACCATCGTTCGACACAGAAGATAGACAAAAAATACGCTGCATTGGCAGCACAGCTTGAGGCAAAGTGCAAGTCCAATCCTCCGCAGCACATGAGAGTTACTGTCCACAAGAAGAAGTGGATGAATGCGGAGTACACGCAGCGAGCACGCTCTTTTCTTTACGCCGCTCTTGCCGGCGTTGTTGCCAAACAGATTGGACATACATCAATTCGCTTTTACGAAAATGGAGTCATTAGCCTCAATTTACCCATTTCTGCTGAAGTGGTTGGCGGAAAAGCGACACGAACCACCCACCCTCGCGTACTACACAGTTTTTCGCAGTTGTTGTCGTTAATTACCGACACAAACTTTGTTGTAGAGAACCCTTTTGATTGGCGCACAAAAACGGAAGTTGTCGACCTCATTGTGAAGTCAGGTTGCCAAGACTTAGTCAAGCACTCCATCAGTTGTACACATACGTGGGAAATGACTAATGATCATTCTCACTGTGGGACTTGTTCGCAATGCATTGATCGACGGTTTGCGATCATTGCCGCGAAGGCAGAACAGTTCGACGAACTTTCGAACTACAAGGTTGACGTGTTCACACAGTCACGATCAACAGAGCAGAAGGTCGGAGCGGATAAGACGTTATATGCAAGCTACATCGAGCGATCAAATCAAGTCAGGAAGATTGAGACGGTAGCCCACCTTATTCGCAAGTATCCAGAGCTCACCAGAGCTATTCCGTTTATAAGAGGTGACGCTGGCGCGGTTGCTCAGCGATGTCTTGACCTTTACAAAAAGCATGCGGCGGATGTCAATTCTGTCGTAGATGAAAAGCTTGCAGAGTACAAAGTCGCAATTCGAGAGCGAACCATCGCGGTAGACTCAATGCTTAGGATCGTATACGAGTCCAATCTTCCA comes from the Pirellulaceae bacterium genome and includes:
- a CDS encoding 7-cyano-7-deazaguanine synthase, giving the protein MMSNKVAVVCGNAKVSDFVTADCNSEIRLHQYGLEDDFRVTLGIEGLRGSMYKDVPARLHDFLDIATYVYIADQCVERGVNEVETFGTTWHRRFKFVVPVKDWEFWDSEATKTTLQDCLSFLSDDTYEFVFTRVTDRPLFQAFLNNLNDGGELFGSPDQVMLYSGGLDSLAGVIDEAVNQKRRVLLVNHRSTQKIDKKYAALAAQLEAKCKSNPPQHMRVTVHKKKWMNAEYTQRARSFLYAALAGVVAKQIGHTSIRFYENGVISLNLPISAEVVGGKATRTTHPRVLHSFSQLLSLITDTNFVVENPFDWRTKTEVVDLIVKSGCQDLVKHSISCTHTWEMTNDHSHCGTCSQCIDRRFAIIAAKAEQFDELSNYKVDVFTQSRSTEQKVGADKTLYASYIERSNQVRKIETVAHLIRKYPELTRAIPFIRGDAGAVAQRCLDLYKKHAADVNSVVDEKLAEYKVAIRERTIAVDSMLRIVYESNLPTSFSLNNNDGGKLAPYSFRKQGYSWRFRFADGEDVHLLPAVGANYLHQLLLSPGTPRSIIEIVCGVCLSECGEYFEAKEAMDSGLSLGPNPLFKAVDKVSDWTALGEYNRQLIDLRDDQERAREENDSVKLQQCEDDIVFIAGKIREAMGVGGKLKSVADKRKNVRDAFRNNINRFIEKQIEPSSPSCASHLRASLQFGMMSVYQPVDPIDWDLRPFGSSD